A region from the Arachis ipaensis cultivar K30076 chromosome B01, Araip1.1, whole genome shotgun sequence genome encodes:
- the LOC107632607 gene encoding alpha-mannosidase I MNS5 isoform X4: MIVLVLQHDELKPLSKTYTDSLSELGNLKLEHLPQDYNGSALTLIESLSSLVIMGNNTEFEKAVLWLSENLKFDVDARINLFECNIRVLGGLVSAHLLASDSSKKLFQGTYNNQLLFLAEDLGKRFLPAFDTPTGLPYAWINLKYGVMENETTETSTSGCGSLILEMGALSKVTGDPRYESAALRALRKLWSMQSSLRLFGTTLDVETGEWIEFSSGIGAGVDSFYEYLLKAHILFGKEDFWRMFHSAYVAVQKYFRHGPWYHEADMRTGKATYWQLTSLQAFWPGLQVLIGDITAANSSHREFFHVWKRFGVLPERYLLDHRMIHPTEKYYPLRPELAESTFYLYQATKDPWYIEVGETIVNSLNLYTKIEGGFASVKDVTTMQLEDHQHSFFLAETCKYLYLLFDDSFVHETNYVFTTEGHPLPVLSAWHEKLPETYIPTNWTFMKRQPEASRISSMSLQVCPAITLKSGQHIESACHIPDARSDYRCLTDEDCGVDSTTCARRSCSMAGYCGLWIF; encoded by the exons ATGATTGTTCTAGTTTTGCAGCATGATGAGCTAAAGCCACTCTCCAAAACGTACACTGACTCCTTAAGTGAGCTAGGAAATTTGAAG CTTGAACATTTACCTCAAGACTACAATGGATCTGCCCTTACACTTATCGAATCGCTGTCAAG CCTTGTTATTATGGGAAACAATACTGAATTTGAGAAGGCAGTGCTCTGGCTTTCCGAAAATCTAAAATTTGACGTTGACGCACGCATAAATCTTTTTGAG TGCAACATAAGAGTTCTAGGAGGACTTGTCTCTGCTCATTTACTTGCATCTGATTCTTCAAAGAAGTTGTTTCAAGGGACTTACAATAATCAGCTCCTATTTCTGGCTGAAGATTTAGGGAAACGCTTTCTACCGGCATTCGATACGCCCACTGGATTGCCATATGCGTGGATTAACTTAAAG TATGGAGTAATGGAGAATGAGACTACAGAAACAAGCACTTCAGGGTGTG GTTCACTGATTCTTGAAATGGGTGCTTTATCAAAAGTGACCGGTGACCCTAGGTATGAATCTGCAGCTTTGCGAGCCCTTCGTAAGCTATGGAGCATGCAGAGTTCATTACGTTTATTTGGAACCACATTAGATGTGGAAACTGGGGAATGGATTGAATTTTCATCAGGTATTGGAGCAG GGGTTGATTCCTTTTATGAGTATCTACTTAAAGCTCATATCCTATTCGGGAAGGAGGACTTTTGGAGAATGTTTCATTCTGCTTATGTTGCTGTGCAGAAATATTTCAGACATGGTCCTTG GTATCATGAAGCCGATATGAGAACAGGAAAAGCAACTTACTGGCAGCTTACAAGTCTTCAAGCATTTTGGCCTGGTCTACAG GTTCTTATTGGGGATATCACAGCCGCCAATTCATCTCACCGTGAGTTCTTCCATGTGTGGAAGAGATTTGGTGTGCTACCTGAGCG GTATTTGCTGGACCACCGGATGATTCACCCTACTGAAAAATATTATCCGTTACGTCCTGAACTCGCCGAGTCAACATTCTATTTATATCAAGCAACTAAAG ATCCATGGTATATTGAAGTGGGTGAAACAATAGTTAATTCCCTTAATCTATACACCAAAATAGAAGGTGGTTTTGCAAGCGTCAAGGATGTGACAACTATGCAGTTGGAAGATCATCAACATAGTTTTTTTCTTGCTGAAAC GTGCAAATATTTATATCTCCTATTTGATGATTCGTTTGTACATGAGACTAACTATGTATTTACCACCGAAGGGCATCCCCTTCCTGTACTCAGCGCATGGCATGAGAAGCTTCCAGAAACTTATATTCCTACTAATTGGACTTTCATGAAg AGACAACCAGAAGCGAGTCGAATCAGTTCAATGTCTTTGCAAGTTTGCCCTGCCATCACATTGAAATCAGGCCAACACATTGAGAGTGCATGCCACATCCCTGATGCGCGTAGTGATTATAGATGTTTGACTGACGAAGATTGTGGAGTTGATTCCACGACATGTGCACGAAGATCTTGTAGCATGGCTGGTTATTGTGGATTATGGATCTTTTAA
- the LOC107632607 gene encoding alpha-mannosidase I MNS5 isoform X3, whose translation MPLPPPPSTLHFMHLIHLPLTTIHLGFQENAHERESSHHHDELKPLSKTYTDSLSELGNLKLEHLPQDYNGSALTLIESLSSLVIMGNNTEFEKAVLWLSENLKFDVDARINLFECNIRVLGGLVSAHLLASDSSKKLFQGTYNNQLLFLAEDLGKRFLPAFDTPTGLPYAWINLKYGVMENETTETSTSGCGSLILEMGALSKVTGDPRYESAALRALRKLWSMQSSLRLFGTTLDVETGEWIEFSSGIGAGVDSFYEYLLKAHILFGKEDFWRMFHSAYVAVQKYFRHGPWYHEADMRTGKATYWQLTSLQAFWPGLQVLIGDITAANSSHREFFHVWKRFGVLPERYLLDHRMIHPTEKYYPLRPELAESTFYLYQATKDPWYIEVGETIVNSLNLYTKIEGGFASVKDVTTMQLEDHQHSFFLAETCKYLYLLFDDSFVHETNYVFTTEGHPLPVLSAWHEKLPETYIPTNWTFMKRQPEASRISSMSLQVCPAITLKSGQHIESACHIPDARSDYRCLTDEDCGVDSTTCARRSCSMAGYCGLWIF comes from the exons atgcctcttcctcctcctccttctactCTCCACTTTATGCATCTCATCCATCTCCCACTCACAACAATCCACTTGGGCTTCCAAGAAAATGCGCATGAGAGAGAAAGTTCGCACCAT CATGATGAGCTAAAGCCACTCTCCAAAACGTACACTGACTCCTTAAGTGAGCTAGGAAATTTGAAG CTTGAACATTTACCTCAAGACTACAATGGATCTGCCCTTACACTTATCGAATCGCTGTCAAG CCTTGTTATTATGGGAAACAATACTGAATTTGAGAAGGCAGTGCTCTGGCTTTCCGAAAATCTAAAATTTGACGTTGACGCACGCATAAATCTTTTTGAG TGCAACATAAGAGTTCTAGGAGGACTTGTCTCTGCTCATTTACTTGCATCTGATTCTTCAAAGAAGTTGTTTCAAGGGACTTACAATAATCAGCTCCTATTTCTGGCTGAAGATTTAGGGAAACGCTTTCTACCGGCATTCGATACGCCCACTGGATTGCCATATGCGTGGATTAACTTAAAG TATGGAGTAATGGAGAATGAGACTACAGAAACAAGCACTTCAGGGTGTG GTTCACTGATTCTTGAAATGGGTGCTTTATCAAAAGTGACCGGTGACCCTAGGTATGAATCTGCAGCTTTGCGAGCCCTTCGTAAGCTATGGAGCATGCAGAGTTCATTACGTTTATTTGGAACCACATTAGATGTGGAAACTGGGGAATGGATTGAATTTTCATCAGGTATTGGAGCAG GGGTTGATTCCTTTTATGAGTATCTACTTAAAGCTCATATCCTATTCGGGAAGGAGGACTTTTGGAGAATGTTTCATTCTGCTTATGTTGCTGTGCAGAAATATTTCAGACATGGTCCTTG GTATCATGAAGCCGATATGAGAACAGGAAAAGCAACTTACTGGCAGCTTACAAGTCTTCAAGCATTTTGGCCTGGTCTACAG GTTCTTATTGGGGATATCACAGCCGCCAATTCATCTCACCGTGAGTTCTTCCATGTGTGGAAGAGATTTGGTGTGCTACCTGAGCG GTATTTGCTGGACCACCGGATGATTCACCCTACTGAAAAATATTATCCGTTACGTCCTGAACTCGCCGAGTCAACATTCTATTTATATCAAGCAACTAAAG ATCCATGGTATATTGAAGTGGGTGAAACAATAGTTAATTCCCTTAATCTATACACCAAAATAGAAGGTGGTTTTGCAAGCGTCAAGGATGTGACAACTATGCAGTTGGAAGATCATCAACATAGTTTTTTTCTTGCTGAAAC GTGCAAATATTTATATCTCCTATTTGATGATTCGTTTGTACATGAGACTAACTATGTATTTACCACCGAAGGGCATCCCCTTCCTGTACTCAGCGCATGGCATGAGAAGCTTCCAGAAACTTATATTCCTACTAATTGGACTTTCATGAAg AGACAACCAGAAGCGAGTCGAATCAGTTCAATGTCTTTGCAAGTTTGCCCTGCCATCACATTGAAATCAGGCCAACACATTGAGAGTGCATGCCACATCCCTGATGCGCGTAGTGATTATAGATGTTTGACTGACGAAGATTGTGGAGTTGATTCCACGACATGTGCACGAAGATCTTGTAGCATGGCTGGTTATTGTGGATTATGGATCTTTTAA
- the LOC107632607 gene encoding alpha-mannosidase I MNS5 isoform X2, whose product MFHRDHSPCLFLLLLLLSTLCISSISHSQQSTWASKKMRMREKVRTMFYHAYDNYMTYAFPHDELKPLSKTYTDSLSELGNLKLEHLPQDYNGSALTLIESLSSLVIMGNNTEFEKAVLWLSENLKFDVDARINLFECNIRVLGGLVSAHLLASDSSKKLFQGTYNNQLLFLAEDLGKRFLPAFDTPTGLPYAWINLKYGVMENETTETSTSGCGSLILEMGALSKVTGDPRYESAALRALRKLWSMQSSLRLFGTTLDVETGEWIEFSSGIGAGVDSFYEYLLKAHILFGKEDFWRMFHSAYVAVQKYFRHGPWYHEADMRTGKATYWQLTSLQAFWPGLQVLIGDITAANSSHREFFHVWKRFGVLPERYLLDHRMIHPTEKYYPLRPELAESTFYLYQATKDPWYIEVGETIVNSLNLYTKIEGGFASVKDVTTMQLEDHQHSFFLAETCKYLYLLFDDSFVHETNYVFTTEGHPLPVLSAWHEKLPETYIPTNWTFMKRQPEASRISSMSLQVCPAITLKSGQHIESACHIPDARSDYRCLTDEDCGVDSTTCARRSCSMAGYCGLWIF is encoded by the exons ATGTTTCACCGCGATCACTCCCCatgcctcttcctcctcctccttctactCTCCACTTTATGCATCTCATCCATCTCCCACTCACAACAATCCACTTGGGCTTCCAAGAAAATGCGCATGAGAGAGAAAGTTCGCACCAT GTTTTACCATGCCTATGACAACTATATGACTTATGCATTTCCG CATGATGAGCTAAAGCCACTCTCCAAAACGTACACTGACTCCTTAAGTGAGCTAGGAAATTTGAAG CTTGAACATTTACCTCAAGACTACAATGGATCTGCCCTTACACTTATCGAATCGCTGTCAAG CCTTGTTATTATGGGAAACAATACTGAATTTGAGAAGGCAGTGCTCTGGCTTTCCGAAAATCTAAAATTTGACGTTGACGCACGCATAAATCTTTTTGAG TGCAACATAAGAGTTCTAGGAGGACTTGTCTCTGCTCATTTACTTGCATCTGATTCTTCAAAGAAGTTGTTTCAAGGGACTTACAATAATCAGCTCCTATTTCTGGCTGAAGATTTAGGGAAACGCTTTCTACCGGCATTCGATACGCCCACTGGATTGCCATATGCGTGGATTAACTTAAAG TATGGAGTAATGGAGAATGAGACTACAGAAACAAGCACTTCAGGGTGTG GTTCACTGATTCTTGAAATGGGTGCTTTATCAAAAGTGACCGGTGACCCTAGGTATGAATCTGCAGCTTTGCGAGCCCTTCGTAAGCTATGGAGCATGCAGAGTTCATTACGTTTATTTGGAACCACATTAGATGTGGAAACTGGGGAATGGATTGAATTTTCATCAGGTATTGGAGCAG GGGTTGATTCCTTTTATGAGTATCTACTTAAAGCTCATATCCTATTCGGGAAGGAGGACTTTTGGAGAATGTTTCATTCTGCTTATGTTGCTGTGCAGAAATATTTCAGACATGGTCCTTG GTATCATGAAGCCGATATGAGAACAGGAAAAGCAACTTACTGGCAGCTTACAAGTCTTCAAGCATTTTGGCCTGGTCTACAG GTTCTTATTGGGGATATCACAGCCGCCAATTCATCTCACCGTGAGTTCTTCCATGTGTGGAAGAGATTTGGTGTGCTACCTGAGCG GTATTTGCTGGACCACCGGATGATTCACCCTACTGAAAAATATTATCCGTTACGTCCTGAACTCGCCGAGTCAACATTCTATTTATATCAAGCAACTAAAG ATCCATGGTATATTGAAGTGGGTGAAACAATAGTTAATTCCCTTAATCTATACACCAAAATAGAAGGTGGTTTTGCAAGCGTCAAGGATGTGACAACTATGCAGTTGGAAGATCATCAACATAGTTTTTTTCTTGCTGAAAC GTGCAAATATTTATATCTCCTATTTGATGATTCGTTTGTACATGAGACTAACTATGTATTTACCACCGAAGGGCATCCCCTTCCTGTACTCAGCGCATGGCATGAGAAGCTTCCAGAAACTTATATTCCTACTAATTGGACTTTCATGAAg AGACAACCAGAAGCGAGTCGAATCAGTTCAATGTCTTTGCAAGTTTGCCCTGCCATCACATTGAAATCAGGCCAACACATTGAGAGTGCATGCCACATCCCTGATGCGCGTAGTGATTATAGATGTTTGACTGACGAAGATTGTGGAGTTGATTCCACGACATGTGCACGAAGATCTTGTAGCATGGCTGGTTATTGTGGATTATGGATCTTTTAA
- the LOC107632607 gene encoding alpha-mannosidase I MNS5 isoform X6 — protein sequence MGNNTEFEKAVLWLSENLKFDVDARINLFECNIRVLGGLVSAHLLASDSSKKLFQGTYNNQLLFLAEDLGKRFLPAFDTPTGLPYAWINLKYGVMENETTETSTSGCGSLILEMGALSKVTGDPRYESAALRALRKLWSMQSSLRLFGTTLDVETGEWIEFSSGIGAGVDSFYEYLLKAHILFGKEDFWRMFHSAYVAVQKYFRHGPWYHEADMRTGKATYWQLTSLQAFWPGLQVLIGDITAANSSHREFFHVWKRFGVLPERYLLDHRMIHPTEKYYPLRPELAESTFYLYQATKDPWYIEVGETIVNSLNLYTKIEGGFASVKDVTTMQLEDHQHSFFLAETCKYLYLLFDDSFVHETNYVFTTEGHPLPVLSAWHEKLPETYIPTNWTFMKRQPEASRISSMSLQVCPAITLKSGQHIESACHIPDARSDYRCLTDEDCGVDSTTCARRSCSMAGYCGLWIF from the exons ATGGGAAACAATACTGAATTTGAGAAGGCAGTGCTCTGGCTTTCCGAAAATCTAAAATTTGACGTTGACGCACGCATAAATCTTTTTGAG TGCAACATAAGAGTTCTAGGAGGACTTGTCTCTGCTCATTTACTTGCATCTGATTCTTCAAAGAAGTTGTTTCAAGGGACTTACAATAATCAGCTCCTATTTCTGGCTGAAGATTTAGGGAAACGCTTTCTACCGGCATTCGATACGCCCACTGGATTGCCATATGCGTGGATTAACTTAAAG TATGGAGTAATGGAGAATGAGACTACAGAAACAAGCACTTCAGGGTGTG GTTCACTGATTCTTGAAATGGGTGCTTTATCAAAAGTGACCGGTGACCCTAGGTATGAATCTGCAGCTTTGCGAGCCCTTCGTAAGCTATGGAGCATGCAGAGTTCATTACGTTTATTTGGAACCACATTAGATGTGGAAACTGGGGAATGGATTGAATTTTCATCAGGTATTGGAGCAG GGGTTGATTCCTTTTATGAGTATCTACTTAAAGCTCATATCCTATTCGGGAAGGAGGACTTTTGGAGAATGTTTCATTCTGCTTATGTTGCTGTGCAGAAATATTTCAGACATGGTCCTTG GTATCATGAAGCCGATATGAGAACAGGAAAAGCAACTTACTGGCAGCTTACAAGTCTTCAAGCATTTTGGCCTGGTCTACAG GTTCTTATTGGGGATATCACAGCCGCCAATTCATCTCACCGTGAGTTCTTCCATGTGTGGAAGAGATTTGGTGTGCTACCTGAGCG GTATTTGCTGGACCACCGGATGATTCACCCTACTGAAAAATATTATCCGTTACGTCCTGAACTCGCCGAGTCAACATTCTATTTATATCAAGCAACTAAAG ATCCATGGTATATTGAAGTGGGTGAAACAATAGTTAATTCCCTTAATCTATACACCAAAATAGAAGGTGGTTTTGCAAGCGTCAAGGATGTGACAACTATGCAGTTGGAAGATCATCAACATAGTTTTTTTCTTGCTGAAAC GTGCAAATATTTATATCTCCTATTTGATGATTCGTTTGTACATGAGACTAACTATGTATTTACCACCGAAGGGCATCCCCTTCCTGTACTCAGCGCATGGCATGAGAAGCTTCCAGAAACTTATATTCCTACTAATTGGACTTTCATGAAg AGACAACCAGAAGCGAGTCGAATCAGTTCAATGTCTTTGCAAGTTTGCCCTGCCATCACATTGAAATCAGGCCAACACATTGAGAGTGCATGCCACATCCCTGATGCGCGTAGTGATTATAGATGTTTGACTGACGAAGATTGTGGAGTTGATTCCACGACATGTGCACGAAGATCTTGTAGCATGGCTGGTTATTGTGGATTATGGATCTTTTAA
- the LOC107632607 gene encoding alpha-mannosidase I MNS5 isoform X5 has product MTYAFPHDELKPLSKTYTDSLSELGNLKLEHLPQDYNGSALTLIESLSSLVIMGNNTEFEKAVLWLSENLKFDVDARINLFECNIRVLGGLVSAHLLASDSSKKLFQGTYNNQLLFLAEDLGKRFLPAFDTPTGLPYAWINLKYGVMENETTETSTSGCGSLILEMGALSKVTGDPRYESAALRALRKLWSMQSSLRLFGTTLDVETGEWIEFSSGIGAGVDSFYEYLLKAHILFGKEDFWRMFHSAYVAVQKYFRHGPWYHEADMRTGKATYWQLTSLQAFWPGLQVLIGDITAANSSHREFFHVWKRFGVLPERYLLDHRMIHPTEKYYPLRPELAESTFYLYQATKDPWYIEVGETIVNSLNLYTKIEGGFASVKDVTTMQLEDHQHSFFLAETCKYLYLLFDDSFVHETNYVFTTEGHPLPVLSAWHEKLPETYIPTNWTFMKRQPEASRISSMSLQVCPAITLKSGQHIESACHIPDARSDYRCLTDEDCGVDSTTCARRSCSMAGYCGLWIF; this is encoded by the exons ATGACTTATGCATTTCCG CATGATGAGCTAAAGCCACTCTCCAAAACGTACACTGACTCCTTAAGTGAGCTAGGAAATTTGAAG CTTGAACATTTACCTCAAGACTACAATGGATCTGCCCTTACACTTATCGAATCGCTGTCAAG CCTTGTTATTATGGGAAACAATACTGAATTTGAGAAGGCAGTGCTCTGGCTTTCCGAAAATCTAAAATTTGACGTTGACGCACGCATAAATCTTTTTGAG TGCAACATAAGAGTTCTAGGAGGACTTGTCTCTGCTCATTTACTTGCATCTGATTCTTCAAAGAAGTTGTTTCAAGGGACTTACAATAATCAGCTCCTATTTCTGGCTGAAGATTTAGGGAAACGCTTTCTACCGGCATTCGATACGCCCACTGGATTGCCATATGCGTGGATTAACTTAAAG TATGGAGTAATGGAGAATGAGACTACAGAAACAAGCACTTCAGGGTGTG GTTCACTGATTCTTGAAATGGGTGCTTTATCAAAAGTGACCGGTGACCCTAGGTATGAATCTGCAGCTTTGCGAGCCCTTCGTAAGCTATGGAGCATGCAGAGTTCATTACGTTTATTTGGAACCACATTAGATGTGGAAACTGGGGAATGGATTGAATTTTCATCAGGTATTGGAGCAG GGGTTGATTCCTTTTATGAGTATCTACTTAAAGCTCATATCCTATTCGGGAAGGAGGACTTTTGGAGAATGTTTCATTCTGCTTATGTTGCTGTGCAGAAATATTTCAGACATGGTCCTTG GTATCATGAAGCCGATATGAGAACAGGAAAAGCAACTTACTGGCAGCTTACAAGTCTTCAAGCATTTTGGCCTGGTCTACAG GTTCTTATTGGGGATATCACAGCCGCCAATTCATCTCACCGTGAGTTCTTCCATGTGTGGAAGAGATTTGGTGTGCTACCTGAGCG GTATTTGCTGGACCACCGGATGATTCACCCTACTGAAAAATATTATCCGTTACGTCCTGAACTCGCCGAGTCAACATTCTATTTATATCAAGCAACTAAAG ATCCATGGTATATTGAAGTGGGTGAAACAATAGTTAATTCCCTTAATCTATACACCAAAATAGAAGGTGGTTTTGCAAGCGTCAAGGATGTGACAACTATGCAGTTGGAAGATCATCAACATAGTTTTTTTCTTGCTGAAAC GTGCAAATATTTATATCTCCTATTTGATGATTCGTTTGTACATGAGACTAACTATGTATTTACCACCGAAGGGCATCCCCTTCCTGTACTCAGCGCATGGCATGAGAAGCTTCCAGAAACTTATATTCCTACTAATTGGACTTTCATGAAg AGACAACCAGAAGCGAGTCGAATCAGTTCAATGTCTTTGCAAGTTTGCCCTGCCATCACATTGAAATCAGGCCAACACATTGAGAGTGCATGCCACATCCCTGATGCGCGTAGTGATTATAGATGTTTGACTGACGAAGATTGTGGAGTTGATTCCACGACATGTGCACGAAGATCTTGTAGCATGGCTGGTTATTGTGGATTATGGATCTTTTAA
- the LOC107632607 gene encoding alpha-mannosidase I MNS5 isoform X1: MPLPPPPSTLHFMHLIHLPLTTIHLGFQENAHERESSHHQFLARIAQIYDKVWNFQGFYHAYDNYMTYAFPHDELKPLSKTYTDSLSELGNLKLEHLPQDYNGSALTLIESLSSLVIMGNNTEFEKAVLWLSENLKFDVDARINLFECNIRVLGGLVSAHLLASDSSKKLFQGTYNNQLLFLAEDLGKRFLPAFDTPTGLPYAWINLKYGVMENETTETSTSGCGSLILEMGALSKVTGDPRYESAALRALRKLWSMQSSLRLFGTTLDVETGEWIEFSSGIGAGVDSFYEYLLKAHILFGKEDFWRMFHSAYVAVQKYFRHGPWYHEADMRTGKATYWQLTSLQAFWPGLQVLIGDITAANSSHREFFHVWKRFGVLPERYLLDHRMIHPTEKYYPLRPELAESTFYLYQATKDPWYIEVGETIVNSLNLYTKIEGGFASVKDVTTMQLEDHQHSFFLAETCKYLYLLFDDSFVHETNYVFTTEGHPLPVLSAWHEKLPETYIPTNWTFMKRQPEASRISSMSLQVCPAITLKSGQHIESACHIPDARSDYRCLTDEDCGVDSTTCARRSCSMAGYCGLWIF, from the exons atgcctcttcctcctcctccttctactCTCCACTTTATGCATCTCATCCATCTCCCACTCACAACAATCCACTTGGGCTTCCAAGAAAATGCGCATGAGAGAGAAAGTTCGCACCAT CAATTTCTAGCTCGAATAGCTCAAATTTATGACAAGGTTTGGAATTTTCAAGG GTTTTACCATGCCTATGACAACTATATGACTTATGCATTTCCG CATGATGAGCTAAAGCCACTCTCCAAAACGTACACTGACTCCTTAAGTGAGCTAGGAAATTTGAAG CTTGAACATTTACCTCAAGACTACAATGGATCTGCCCTTACACTTATCGAATCGCTGTCAAG CCTTGTTATTATGGGAAACAATACTGAATTTGAGAAGGCAGTGCTCTGGCTTTCCGAAAATCTAAAATTTGACGTTGACGCACGCATAAATCTTTTTGAG TGCAACATAAGAGTTCTAGGAGGACTTGTCTCTGCTCATTTACTTGCATCTGATTCTTCAAAGAAGTTGTTTCAAGGGACTTACAATAATCAGCTCCTATTTCTGGCTGAAGATTTAGGGAAACGCTTTCTACCGGCATTCGATACGCCCACTGGATTGCCATATGCGTGGATTAACTTAAAG TATGGAGTAATGGAGAATGAGACTACAGAAACAAGCACTTCAGGGTGTG GTTCACTGATTCTTGAAATGGGTGCTTTATCAAAAGTGACCGGTGACCCTAGGTATGAATCTGCAGCTTTGCGAGCCCTTCGTAAGCTATGGAGCATGCAGAGTTCATTACGTTTATTTGGAACCACATTAGATGTGGAAACTGGGGAATGGATTGAATTTTCATCAGGTATTGGAGCAG GGGTTGATTCCTTTTATGAGTATCTACTTAAAGCTCATATCCTATTCGGGAAGGAGGACTTTTGGAGAATGTTTCATTCTGCTTATGTTGCTGTGCAGAAATATTTCAGACATGGTCCTTG GTATCATGAAGCCGATATGAGAACAGGAAAAGCAACTTACTGGCAGCTTACAAGTCTTCAAGCATTTTGGCCTGGTCTACAG GTTCTTATTGGGGATATCACAGCCGCCAATTCATCTCACCGTGAGTTCTTCCATGTGTGGAAGAGATTTGGTGTGCTACCTGAGCG GTATTTGCTGGACCACCGGATGATTCACCCTACTGAAAAATATTATCCGTTACGTCCTGAACTCGCCGAGTCAACATTCTATTTATATCAAGCAACTAAAG ATCCATGGTATATTGAAGTGGGTGAAACAATAGTTAATTCCCTTAATCTATACACCAAAATAGAAGGTGGTTTTGCAAGCGTCAAGGATGTGACAACTATGCAGTTGGAAGATCATCAACATAGTTTTTTTCTTGCTGAAAC GTGCAAATATTTATATCTCCTATTTGATGATTCGTTTGTACATGAGACTAACTATGTATTTACCACCGAAGGGCATCCCCTTCCTGTACTCAGCGCATGGCATGAGAAGCTTCCAGAAACTTATATTCCTACTAATTGGACTTTCATGAAg AGACAACCAGAAGCGAGTCGAATCAGTTCAATGTCTTTGCAAGTTTGCCCTGCCATCACATTGAAATCAGGCCAACACATTGAGAGTGCATGCCACATCCCTGATGCGCGTAGTGATTATAGATGTTTGACTGACGAAGATTGTGGAGTTGATTCCACGACATGTGCACGAAGATCTTGTAGCATGGCTGGTTATTGTGGATTATGGATCTTTTAA